The following coding sequences are from one Panicum hallii strain FIL2 chromosome 5, PHallii_v3.1, whole genome shotgun sequence window:
- the LOC112893496 gene encoding pentatricopeptide repeat-containing protein At1g61870, mitochondrial-like, with protein sequence MAAAVRHLLRRRLSTAAASAAATAPPPTPGSILNPSSPSTPLTSVQKTRLAISLLKSSPPPPPDQILSICRAAALSPEVHIDRVALSLAASKLSSAPDTLRDLASTVLTRRHAPHAIVLFGQAGLLPDAISTFQSSPSTRSLNALIFACIVSGNHTEAARIFQTFPDTHGVKPNTETFNTIIKSFAESGTIRSFYSVFDEMCKKGVKPNATTFTTALAGFYKEERFDDVGKVIELMKKHGCGETLQVYNVRVQSLCKLSRSGEAKALLNEMVKKGTKPSWVTYSHLVYGFSKEGNLEEAKRLYKEMGMKRLVGDCNFYYMFIHYLCKGGDFDTALGVYNEIAPKNLVPCFSTMKMLVNGLAGSSKIDEAKGIIEKMKEKFPDKADGWKEVEEALPQ encoded by the coding sequence ATGGCCGCTGCCGTTCGCCacctcctgcgccgccgcctctccacggccgcggcctcggccgccgccaccgccccgcccCCCACCCCGGGCTCCATCCTCAACCCGTCCTCCCCGAGCACCCCCCTCACCTCGGTGCAGAAGACCCGCCTCGCCATCTCCCTCCTCAagtcctccccgccgccgccccccgacCAGATCCTCTCCatctgccgcgccgccgcgctctcCCCGGAGGTCCACATCGACCGCGTCGCGCTGTCGCTCGCCGCATCGAAGCTCTCCTCCGCCCCGGACACCCTCCGCGACCTCGCCTCCACCGTCCTCACCCGGCGCCACGCGCCCCACGCCATCGTGCTCTTCGGCCAGGCCGGCCTCCTCCCCGATGCCATTTCCACTTTCCAATCCTCCCCGTCCACCCGCTCCCTCAACGCCCTCATTTTCGCGTGCATCGTCTCCGGAAACCACACGGAGGCCGCCCGCATCTTCCAGACATTCCCGGACACCCATGGCGTGAAGCCCAACACCGAGACCTTCAAcaccatcatcaaatccttcgcCGAGTCCGGCACCATAAGGTCCTTCTATtcggtgttcgacgaaatgtgcAAGAAGGGTGTGAAGCCCAACGCCACAACGTTTACCACTGCGCTCGCTGGTTTCTACAAAGAGGAGCGGTTTGATGACGTTGGGAAGGTGATAGAGCTCATGAAGAAGCATGGGTGTGGCGAGACTCTTCAAGTGTACAATGTAAGGGTGCAGAGTCTGTGCAAACTCAGTCGGAGTGGTGAGGCGAAGGCATTATTGAATGAGATGGTGAAGAAGGGCACAAAGCCAAGCTGGGTGACTTACAGCCATTTGGTTTATGGATTCTCTAAGGAGGGGAATTTGGAAGAAGCAAAGCGGCTGTACAAGGAGATGGGAATGAAGAGGCTTGTTGGGGATTGCAACTTCTATTATATGTTCATTCATTACCTGTGTAAGGGTGGCGATTTTGATACTGCGCTTGGCGTATACAATGAGATAGCACCTAAGAATTTGGTGCCATGCTTCTCGACCATGAAGATGCTTGTGAATGGGCTTGCTGGGAGCTCAAAGATCGATGAGGCAAAGGGGATCATTGAGAAGATGAAGGAGAAGTTTCCGGATAAAGCTGATGGGTggaaggaggtggaggaggcaTTGCCTCAATAG
- the LOC112891881 gene encoding polyphenol oxidase, chloroplastic-like — MRRQISDAASSLVSSRLSFAAAIVHLCCCARPSGDRDVLLGLGALGASATLMTARRAGADPIATPDISTCGPADLPPGANVLTCCPPPSNALPVDFAPPGAASSPLRTRPAAHSVTADYVAKFNAGIAAMKALPADDPRSFAAQASVHCAYCDGSYSPEGFPGVELQVHNSWLFFPFHRCYLYFFERILGSLIGDPSFAIPFWNWDAPDGMRMPAMYTDRSSQLFDPRRDGRHAPPKLIDLDYSGREPRFTDNQQIDHNLRVMYRQMVSLSPTPSLFFGSAYRAGDEPNQGPGPVENIPHGPVHIWCGDPNQPGREDMGNFYSSGNDPLFYAHHANIDRMWSVWKGLDARRHTDLNDPDWLGASFLFYDETPKLVRIRVRDVLDTGALRYRYQDVPLQWRAARPTVTAAATRRADSLLTPAAQAADAKKAGKLPITLEEAASVAVKRPVAGRRSKAEKASREEVLVIDGIEVDRDVAAKFDVFVNAEDHAAVGSGGRELAGSFVNVPHRHGHGHGKKGRGIKTTLRLALNEQLEDLKAEGDESVEVILVPRQGKGKVKVGGVRIELMH; from the exons ATGCGGCGGCAAATTTCGGATGCGGCCTCATCACTCGTCAGCAGCAGGCTGTCATTCGCGGCGGCGATTGTGCATTTGTGCTGCTGTGCCAGGCCGAGCGGCGACAGAG ATGTCCTCCTAGGCCTCGGCGCGCTCGGCGCCAGCGCCACCCTGAtgaccgcgcgccgcgccggcgccgacccCATCGCGACGCCGGACATCTCCACCTGCGGCCCTGCGGACCTCCCGCCGGGCGCCAACGTGCTGACGTGCTGCCCGCCGCCGTCCAACGCGCTGCCGGTGGACTTCGCCCCGCCCGGCGCCGCGTCCTCGCCGCTCCGCACGCGCCCCGCCGCGCACTCGGTCACCGCGGACTACGTCGCCAAGTTCAACGCCGGGATCGCGGCCATGAAGGCGCTCCCCGCCGACGACCCGCGAAGCTTCGCGGCGCAGGCGAGCGTGCACTGCGCCTACTGCGACGGGTCGTACAGCCCCGAGGGGTTCCCCGGGGTGGAGCTCCAGGTGCACAACTCGTGGCTCTTCTTCCCCTTCCACAGGTGCTACCTCTACTTCTTCGAGCGCATCCTGGGCAGCCTCATCGGCGACCCCAGCTTTGCCATTCCGTTCTGGAACTGGGACGCGCCGGACGGGATGCGCATGCCGGCCATGTACACCGACCGGTCCTCGCAGCTGTTCGATCCGCGGCGTGACGGGCGGCACGCGCCGCCGAAGCTGATCGATCTGGACTACAGCGGGAGGGAGCCGCGGTTCACTGACAACCAGCAGATCGATCATAACCTTCGGGTCATGTACCGTCAG ATGGTGTCGCTGAGCCCGACGCCGTCGCTCTTCTTCGGCAGCGCGTACCGCGCCGGTGACGAGCCGAACCAGGGGCCGGGGCCGGTGGAGAACATCCCGCACGGCCCGGTGCACATCTGGTGCGGCGACCCGAACCAGCCGGGCCGCGAGGACATGGGCAACTTCTACTCGTCCGGGAACGACCCGCTCTTCTACGCGCACCACGCCAACATCGACCGCATGTGGTCCGTCTGGAAGGGCCTCGACGCGCGGCGCCACACCGACCTCAACGACCCCGACTGGCTCGGCGCCTCCTTCCTCTTCTACGACGAGACCCCCAAGCTCGTGCGCATCCGCGTGCGCGACGTGCTCGACACCGGCGCGCTGCGGTACCGGTACCAGGACGTGCCGCTGCAGTGGAGGGCGGCCAGGCCGAccgtgacggcggcggcgacgcggagGGCGGACTCGCTCCTCACCCCCGCGGCGCAGGCCGCCGACGCCAAGAAGGCGGGCAAGCTCCCGATCACGCTGGAAGAGGCGGCGAGCGTGGCGGTGAAGAGGCCGGTCGCGGGAAGGAGGAGCAAAGCGGAGAAGGCGTCAAGGGAGGAGGTGCTCGTCATCGACGGCATCGAGGTGGACAGGGACGTGGCCGCCAAGTTCGACGTGTTCGTGAACGCTGAGGACCACGCCGCGGTGGGCTCTGGCGGTCGGGAGCTGGCGGGGAGCTTCGTGAACGTGCCGCACcggcacgggcacgggcacggcAAGAAGGGGAGAGGGATCAAGACCACGCTGCGGCTCGCGCTGAACGAGCAGCTCGAGGACCTCAAGGCCGAGGGTGACGAGAGCGTGGAGGTGATCCTCGTGCCGCGGCAAGgcaagggcaaggtgaaggtgGGAGGCGTCAGGATTGAGCTCATGCATTGA